The Thermoflavifilum sp. genome contains a region encoding:
- a CDS encoding menaquinone biosynthesis protein: MNKSNALTGKGEEDIPAWRVAGVSYLNTRPLVYGFRFHPVRKQMVLTEDYPARIAQQLIHDEVDVGLIPVAIIPELPQAYVISDSCIGAEGPVASVCIFSDVPITEVKQLYLDYQSRSSVRLARLLLERYWKVEPQLLAADPGFEQRIQGHTAAVVIGDRALDMRGRHAYIYDLAEAWIQYAGLPFVFAAWIANKPLPDDFIRAFNEATAMGTRQPHLEQVIQENHFSAFDVRTYFTKHISYPLTANKRAGLMRFLQEIGSSTPVYFHSSPVSASTADGR, from the coding sequence ATGAATAAATCAAATGCCCTTACTGGTAAAGGTGAAGAAGATATCCCTGCATGGCGTGTGGCCGGGGTGAGCTATCTGAATACGCGTCCGCTGGTATATGGATTTCGTTTTCATCCGGTACGCAAGCAAATGGTGCTCACGGAAGATTATCCTGCGCGCATTGCGCAGCAACTCATACACGATGAGGTGGATGTGGGTTTGATTCCTGTGGCTATTATTCCGGAATTGCCGCAAGCCTATGTGATTTCCGATTCCTGTATTGGTGCTGAAGGGCCTGTGGCCTCGGTATGTATTTTTTCTGATGTGCCGATTACCGAAGTCAAGCAGCTTTATCTGGATTATCAGAGTCGCAGTTCGGTGAGGCTTGCCCGCCTTCTGCTCGAGCGTTACTGGAAAGTAGAGCCTCAGTTGCTGGCGGCCGATCCGGGTTTTGAACAACGCATTCAAGGCCATACCGCCGCCGTGGTTATTGGCGATCGGGCGCTGGACATGCGTGGCCGCCATGCCTACATCTATGATCTGGCAGAAGCCTGGATTCAGTATGCAGGCTTGCCTTTCGTATTTGCCGCCTGGATTGCCAACAAGCCTTTACCCGATGATTTTATTCGGGCGTTCAATGAAGCCACCGCCATGGGAACCCGTCAACCCCATCTTGAGCAGGTGATCCAGGAAAACCATTTTTCGGCGTTTGATGTTCGCACTTATTTCACGAAGCATATCAGTTACCCGTTAACGGCAAACAAGCGGGCCGGCCTGATGCGGTTTTTACAGGAAATCGGCTCTTCTACGCCGGTGTATTTTCATTCGTCTCCTGTATCTGCATCGACCGCGGATGGCCGTTGA